AGGTCATGCAGAACCTCACAGGATGTGCAGCACAGGTGTTGTACTTCAGAGTTACCACTGCAGCTCACATTTCTGTGCAGGAAagtgttaggaaaattaattctcaaacaccagaggtttatatccaaaaaggagacagaggattccttttactttatttcaaataaagggagaggccacaGGGCATTCCGCTGGTATCTCTCAAATTTTTAGAGGATGAAGCCTCCTTTTTATTCTAATTACCCAATTGCaattcccttctctctttccccgaTCCTGAGGaacttgagaggtacagacttGAATATgcctgataccaaagatttTCCTttaatgtataaccctcccttttaatctTTAATTGATATGgaatttaggtttttttcttccccattgtttcttttggctttcaatgtctaatttcattaTTCAGCAAACCCAAAATTTATTTGTAAGAGCAAATATCTTTTACCAtccatcaatcagtggaatccttcctattttttctttatctcccagtgctgctTTTATCTACCAGTAGACCCACAGCTCCTTTGTAAAGAAAAAGCTGCTATTCCTCTCAGAATGACATGGTACAAAGCACAGGAGGAAATACCAGGAAACTGCAAAAGAACTGGAACTAATTTACAGCATTTCCCTGAAACTGAATCATGTCTGGTTTTCCTCTTCACCCTACAGGTTTGTTTCTTGACAATGGTAAAGCAAAAAGTCCTCTAACTGGTGGCTGGGGCAAAAGTGAAGAGGAAATTCCTTGTTTCTGGATGTAAAACTccagggccctgctctgcccttccaGGAGATatcccagcctttcctctgcCTTCTCCCTTCTGTTCCCAGGGCCTCttgcacacagagcagcacgAGTTGATGAGCTCCTAACCCCAAAGCTCCCCATTCCCACTGCGAGGTGCTGTCCCATCCTGTGTCACCCTGCATTTCCCCACTCCCAGGGGCGGATTAGTCCTTAAATCACCGTCCCTGCCccagtgcagggagcaggaaaACGCCTGCTTGTCACGGCCTGACCAGCCAACCAACCTAAAGAATTTTGCTGTCGTGGGAAAGATGAGGGCTCCTGCCGGGAACCGTCCCCTCTGTCACTCCCTCCCGCTGCATTTATGCAGGAACGGGATCAcgcagctccagcccagctctcctccTTAAAGCCCCCAAATCCAGCTTCTGGGATTGAATCACAAAGGAGGAACCGAACCGAGCCCTAATTCGAACACGACTCGGCGTTTCATGGCGCGGGCAGGCGGTCACTGAGGGAGCCGCAGCGAGCGCCCCGTTCCCGGCCCGCACGGAATCCTTCCCTCGGGCACGGCCGGGGATGCTCAGGCCGGGATGCGGCaccggcggggctggggctgccctgcccgAGCATCTGTCCCGGCAGAGCTGGAAATGCTCCCATCGACATCTTCCGCCCCATTCTGCTGCTCCCAAACAAGCTGTGCTCAAAGTCCGTCTGCGCCGATCCAAGGGGCTGCCGGTGCTCGCTGCTGGGAAATACATTGATTCTCAAAGCGCTCCTGCTCGCATATCCCGCGCCTGGTAAACCACATCTAGGAAGCATTTTCACAAGAGTGTCTGGCTGTACAATATACATTCGAGGTCCTGAACCCTTCATAATTTAGACCTCGTGTAGACTTATATTAAATTTCTGGCTTTATTCCCCATGCATGTAACTCGAAACTACAACTACAAAATAACCGAGCACATTCTTCAGCAGTAGAAAATGAGAGGAATTAATacaataataattattaataatatatcTTCTTGACCACTACCACTGTACCCTTAATATCAGAGCATTCTTTTGTAAGAGAAAGAAAGCCATAAAATTGCTCTGTAGAAACTTCTAGCGTCTACAAACTAGGATTTTATTCTAGTGTTCACACAACATCGAGATGATGCACACACGGTTTTTCTGAGCAGTCTTTCCCGTTGTTCCCTTCAATTCAATATGCAGAGCAGTCTCATTATGAGGAACTAGGTGGCACAGAGGGGAGTGAGGAATTCCTTCCCCTGTGGGAGGGTGAATTCATCACCCACTCGCTTTGAGGAAAGTGAAATTCAGCgagcccacacacacacacacacacaccaggtCACGGGTGCCAAGCCGCATCTCTTTCCCGGTACCGAGGACAGCGATGGCAAAGACGCGGCCGCGTTCCGAGCCGCTGCCGTCGCTGCGGTGccgcagctgcagcacagacagaggCGCTGGGGCCGAGCGGCCGCtactgctgcagcccagagccggcgcgggaggcacggggaaaGCGAGCCGGGAGCAGCCGCAACAAAGCCAGGAGAAGATCGGAACCCAGCAGGGATTTGACTTTAAAGCAACACCGTGACCTGCCgtaagagcagcagcttttccaagAACGACTCTCTCCCAAAACCGAGCGCCGGCTCGGAACTCCCCGTACCACAGGGAGAAGGGCGTGGATCCAGTGATCAGTGCCAGAATAACGAAATTTAAGCGATCGCGCTCTTTCCAGTCTAACGCAGTGACCACTAAATCACATCAGAGCTCCTTGGGAGCACCGGCAATTCCTCCCTGCCTGAAACCTTTCCCTGGTGTTCCACAATTCTGCCCAGGAAAACCGCTGGGACTCACACAGGAGTGTTAAAAGGCAGCAAAAGTGGATCAGTCACGGGCCCGAGGCTGTGAACACCCGTCCTGTTGTGAAACCATTTGTTCAAGCCACTGCCACGACTGCCTAACATATTCTGGGCTTTTactgtttttttctcctgcgcgttttgctttcctttcatCTCTTTCTCTAAAACACGAAGGTGCAACAGAGATCATCTCCTTTTAGCGCTCGCAGAGGAAACAACACAGACTGCTAAGACTTTATTGATATCTGCTAACACGTACCTTACAAAGCACAACACACCGAGGCGGGCTGGCCAGAATATGGGATAATTCCGCTACTAAAAAACCCATACGTCCCACTGTTAAAACTCAGAAAAAGTAAATACATAAACTAATCAAGAAATTCTAAAGAGGCATAAATGACGGAAATTCACGTCGGTGATAAAAACAGGGGTTCTTTGAGAAAAAACAAACCGCCTTTAAGACAATCCCTTAAAAGtcacagagaaacagaaactACGAAGAGCACAATTAAGAGACTTGAAGAAAAGGCAAGTTAAATATTCCACTCTTCTGCGACTGAATAACCAAAATGCAGTGACTCAGCCCTTTAAGACGAATGTGGGCGGCTCTGAAAAGAGCCTTTGTTTGGTGATGAGCCCCACCGAGCATTTACTTGGCTTTCACCTTGTGGCTGTCAGTCTTCTTGGGCAGCAGCACGGCCTGGATGTTGGGCAGCACGCCGCCCTGCGCGATCGTCACCTTGCCCAGCAGCTTGTTGAGCTCTTCGTCGTTGCGGATGGCGAGCTGCAGGTGACGGGGGATGATGCGCGTCTTCTTGTTGTCGCGGGCCGCGTTGCCCGCCAGCTCCAGGATCTCGGCCGTCAGGTACTCCAGCACGGCCGCCAGGTACACCGGCGCGCCCGCGCCCACGCGCTCCGCGTAGTTGCCCTTGCGCAGCAGCCGGTGCACGCGGCCCACGGGGAACTGCAGCCCGGCCCGCGACGAGCGCGACTTGGCCTTGGCCCGCGCCTTGCCGCCCTGCTTCCCGCGACCCGACATCTTCCCGGCAGCAACTCCGCAGCGGTGACAGCGACACaactgggagagctggaagaACTTCGAGCCCGCCTCACCGCCTGCCTTATATACAACCCGGGCGGATCGACAGCGCCTCCTGCGATTGGCTGCGAGAGAGGAGTTGCTTCCGCAGCCAATGGAAGAGCGAATCCAAATCTGGCCAATGGCGAATCTCAGCGCAGGGCTCCGAGCTGACAGACAGCCAATGCCGAAGCGGCGGTGTCGGCGGAGCTGCTATAAAGGCGGCTGCCGAGGGGGTACCGTTGCTGCTGAGCGCTGTCGCTGAGTGAGTTGCTGTTGTGAggagctgcggctgctgctgccgaAATGCCCGAGCCGGCCAAGTCCGCCCCCGCGCCCAAGAAGGGCTCCAAGAAGGCGGTGACCAAGACGCAGAAGAAGGGCGACAAGAAGCGCAAGAAGAGCCGCAAGGAGAGCTACTCCATCTACGTGTACAAGGTGCTGAAGCAGGTGCACCCCGACACGGGCATCTCGTCCAAGGCCATGGGCATCATGAACTCCTTCGTCAACGACATCTTCGAGCGCATCGCGGGCGAGGCCTCGCGCCTGGCGCACTACAACAAGCGCTCCACCATCACCTCGCGGGAGATCCAGACGGCCGTGCGCCTGCTGCTGCCCGGCGAGCTGGCCAAGCACGCCGTGTCCGAGGGCACCAAGGCCGTCACCAAGTACACCAGCTCCAAGTGAATGCTTGGCTAAAATCTGCTTTACCCAAAGGCTCTTTTAAGAGCCACCCAGTTTTTCAACAAAAGAGCTTTGATTTCTTGCCTGCATCTTTTTTTATAGCCTTTACTCTAAATTCCTTAGTAATTAGCGTTTAACCCTGAACATCGAAGACAACTTTATAGTCCGGGAATACAAGCAAATTATATTTAGACTcttatttgtgttttttttgGCTTGCATCTTTTTTCCCTAGTGAGCCCAGCTATGTACTGAAAAGCCTTCATTTTACCTGTTATGCACTAGTTGTTTCATTTAATTTGTGGTTTAAAGGGAGCTTCCCTGTTCCACTGCACTACCTGTGTGCTTTTACAAAAAGTCCTCAGAAGTGCGAATGGTAAACGTTAAAATGTTTCCTCCCCACCCCGAATTTCAGCCATGGTCTCTCCCCTCTCATATCCATACCACAAAGAAGTCCCATACCTATATACTTCATAGGTATCTTCaagaatttattaatttatagggaaataatatttttagctCTAAACTTCATTAGTCTTCCTGATCTGAAATATATAATTTGTTTAAACATATGCCATAAATACTAACCACTTACTTAATAATTAGGTTTATTATTCTAAATATCCAAATAATAGCTTCTTAACAGCTTCAGAAATAGCACTCATTTAAAGTGTTTTGTTAGTTagtccctgctgccccctcacGGGTGtttctgaattttctttcatttttttcttttacggCTTCTGTGTAAGACCTCAGTATCAGATATGTAGGAAAAACCACAAATACTGATGAAAAACTGGTCCCGACGGACAACATTCAAA
This region of Zonotrichia albicollis isolate bZonAlb1 chromosome 4, bZonAlb1.hap1, whole genome shotgun sequence genomic DNA includes:
- the LOC141728810 gene encoding histone H2B 1/2/3/4/6, with the protein product MPEPAKSAPAPKKGSKKAVTKTQKKGDKKRKKSRKESYSIYVYKVLKQVHPDTGISSKAMGIMNSFVNDIFERIAGEASRLAHYNKRSTITSREIQTAVRLLLPGELAKHAVSEGTKAVTKYTSSK
- the LOC141728808 gene encoding histone H2A-IV-like, with translation MSGRGKQGGKARAKAKSRSSRAGLQFPVGRVHRLLRKGNYAERVGAGAPVYLAAVLEYLTAEILELAGNAARDNKKTRIIPRHLQLAIRNDEELNKLLGKVTIAQGGVLPNIQAVLLPKKTDSHKVKAK